The proteins below are encoded in one region of Streptomyces ficellus:
- a CDS encoding methylated-DNA--[protein]-cysteine S-methyltransferase, whose translation MDSKGRFDGQVVEWAVVGSDIGPLLLAATGEGLVSVVFHADDAVRDRALERLAGRLGAELVESAAGRLAEPIRRLDAYFAGALRDFGLPLDWSLTAGFNRQVLRELASGVPYGTVVGYGDLADRVGQPGAAQAVGTAMGSNPLPLVVPCHRVVESDGGIGGFGGGLETKRRLLALEGVLPQPLF comes from the coding sequence ATGGACAGCAAGGGGCGGTTCGACGGGCAGGTCGTGGAGTGGGCCGTCGTCGGCAGCGACATCGGTCCGCTGTTGCTCGCCGCGACGGGCGAGGGACTGGTGAGCGTCGTGTTCCACGCCGACGACGCGGTGCGCGACCGGGCGCTGGAGCGGCTGGCGGGCCGGCTCGGCGCGGAGCTGGTGGAGAGCGCGGCGGGGCGGCTGGCCGAGCCGATACGCAGGCTGGACGCCTACTTCGCGGGCGCGCTGCGGGACTTCGGACTGCCGCTGGACTGGTCGCTGACGGCCGGGTTCAACCGGCAGGTGCTGCGCGAACTGGCCTCCGGTGTGCCGTACGGGACGGTCGTCGGGTACGGGGACCTGGCCGACCGGGTGGGGCAGCCGGGAGCGGCGCAGGCGGTGGGGACCGCGATGGGGTCGAATCCGCTGCCCCTGGTGGTGCCGTGCCATCGCGTGGTGGAGAGCGACGGGGGGATCGGCGGGTTCGGCGGGGGGCTGGAGACCAAGCGCCGGCTGCTCGCCCTGGAGGGAGTGCTGCCGCAGCCGCTGTTCTGA
- a CDS encoding MFS transporter: MPVAAADLPALRRRISAVLIASQILGGLGVATGIALASVLAQEVSGTEALAGLAPTAMVAGTALLSMPLAALMAARGRRSGLVLAYVIGALGAGVVVLAAVLGNFPLLLAGMAGFGAGSSANLQARFAAADLAEPERRGRAISTVVWATTIGAVLGPNIAAPAGRSVSGLGIPPTAGPFLWAAGVFLVSAAMVAVLLRPDPLLTARALAAGTEEPGGPEGRSLRAGVRAVRESPRARLALVTVAVSHTAMVSIMSMTPVALSHHGAGITLIGLVISGHIAGMYAFSPVMGWLSDRLGRLSVIGLAVGLLALAALLAGTAGPSHGRTAAGLFVLGLGWSAGLVSGSALLTDSVPSAARAAVQGLSDLTMNTAAGVGGAAAGLIVAQAGYGWLNAVGALLLLPLAALAIRRPRHTSQEAVKR; encoded by the coding sequence GTGCCGGTCGCGGCCGCCGACCTGCCCGCGCTGCGGCGGCGCATCTCGGCCGTCCTGATCGCCAGCCAGATCCTGGGAGGGCTGGGGGTGGCGACCGGGATCGCCCTGGCCTCCGTGCTGGCCCAGGAGGTGAGCGGGACGGAGGCGCTGGCGGGGCTCGCGCCGACCGCCATGGTCGCCGGGACGGCACTGCTGTCCATGCCGCTGGCCGCGCTGATGGCCGCTCGCGGACGGCGGTCCGGGCTGGTCCTGGCGTATGTGATCGGGGCGCTCGGGGCGGGTGTGGTGGTGCTGGCCGCGGTCCTGGGCAACTTCCCGCTGCTGCTGGCCGGCATGGCCGGGTTCGGTGCCGGGTCGTCGGCCAATCTCCAGGCCCGGTTCGCCGCGGCGGACCTGGCCGAGCCGGAGCGGCGGGGGCGGGCCATCTCCACCGTGGTGTGGGCGACCACCATCGGGGCGGTACTGGGCCCCAACATCGCCGCGCCCGCCGGGCGGAGCGTGTCGGGGCTCGGGATACCGCCCACGGCCGGGCCGTTCCTGTGGGCCGCCGGGGTGTTCCTCGTGTCCGCCGCGATGGTCGCGGTCCTGCTGCGGCCCGATCCGCTCCTGACCGCACGGGCGCTCGCGGCCGGGACGGAGGAACCCGGCGGGCCCGAGGGCCGGTCGCTGCGGGCGGGCGTACGGGCGGTGCGGGAGTCGCCACGCGCCCGGCTGGCGCTGGTCACGGTGGCGGTCTCGCACACCGCGATGGTCTCGATCATGTCGATGACGCCGGTGGCCCTCAGCCACCACGGAGCCGGCATCACGCTGATCGGGCTCGTCATCAGCGGTCACATCGCGGGCATGTACGCGTTCTCGCCCGTGATGGGCTGGCTGTCCGACCGGCTGGGCCGGCTTTCGGTGATCGGCCTGGCGGTGGGACTGCTGGCCCTCGCCGCGCTCCTGGCCGGTACGGCCGGGCCGAGCCACGGGCGGACCGCGGCGGGACTGTTCGTGCTCGGCCTCGGCTGGTCGGCCGGGCTGGTCTCCGGGTCGGCGCTGCTGACCGACTCCGTGCCGTCGGCCGCCCGCGCCGCCGTGCAGGGTCTGTCGGACCTGACCATGAACACGGCGGCGGGCGTCGGCGGTGCGGCAGCGGGCCTGATCGTCGCCCAGGCGGGGTACGGCTGGCTGAACGCGGTGGGAGCACTGCTGCTGCTCCCCCTGGCCGCGCTGGCGATCCGCCGCCCGCGCCACACGTCCCAGGAGGCGGTCAAGCGCTGA
- a CDS encoding TerD family protein: MTVNMTKGQAISLQKSDGGTLTAVRMGLGWQAAPRRGLFGSRTREVDLDASAVLFAEKQPVDVVFFRHLVSDDGSVRHTGDNLVGGAGQGGDDEAILVDLQRVPVHIDQIVFTVNSFTGQTFQEVQNAFCRIVDETNGQELARYTLDGGGQYTAQIMAKVHRAGAGWQMTALGSPAVGRTFQDLMPSILPHL; encoded by the coding sequence GTGACGGTCAACATGACCAAGGGTCAGGCCATCAGCCTGCAGAAGAGCGACGGGGGTACTCTCACCGCGGTGCGGATGGGGCTCGGCTGGCAGGCGGCGCCGCGCCGCGGTCTGTTCGGCTCACGCACCCGTGAGGTCGACCTCGACGCCTCGGCGGTGCTCTTCGCCGAGAAGCAGCCGGTGGACGTCGTCTTCTTCCGCCACCTGGTCAGCGACGACGGATCCGTCCGCCACACCGGCGACAACCTGGTCGGCGGCGCTGGGCAGGGCGGCGACGACGAGGCGATCCTCGTCGACCTCCAGCGGGTCCCGGTCCACATCGATCAGATCGTCTTCACGGTGAACTCCTTCACCGGCCAGACGTTCCAGGAGGTCCAGAACGCGTTCTGCCGCATCGTCGACGAGACGAACGGCCAGGAGCTCGCGCGCTACACGCTGGACGGTGGCGGTCAGTACACCGCGCAGATCATGGCCAAGGTGCACCGCGCCGGGGCCGGCTGGCAGATGACGGCCCTGGGCAGCCCGGCCGTCGGCCGGACGTTCCAGGACCTGATGCCGTCGATCCTGCCGCACCTGTAG
- a CDS encoding MHYT domain-containing protein: MQGTVEGFSYGVVTPVAAFLMACLGGALGLRCTSRSLREHGRIRPGCLVLGATAIGSGIWTTHFIAMTGFTVEETPIGYDPVTTFASLAVAIVMVGIGLFVVGHRGATAMALVTGGTLTGLGIATMHYLGMAGMRLPGRLQYDTPTVALSVVIAVVAATAALWAAVSVRGLLPSLGAGLGMGAAVTGMHYTGMSAVSVHLHDDGSLTGGGDTAITLLAPMLVGPVAFLLLAGYVVMVDPMLVTGDGGRRRPVLAVPRRTGDR; the protein is encoded by the coding sequence ATGCAGGGCACGGTCGAAGGTTTCAGCTACGGCGTGGTCACGCCCGTGGCCGCATTTCTCATGGCGTGCCTGGGCGGCGCACTGGGGCTGCGGTGCACGAGCAGGTCGCTGCGCGAGCACGGTCGTATCAGGCCCGGCTGCCTCGTACTCGGTGCCACCGCCATCGGCTCGGGCATCTGGACCACCCACTTCATCGCCATGACCGGCTTCACCGTCGAGGAGACGCCGATCGGCTACGACCCCGTCACCACGTTCGCCAGCCTGGCCGTGGCGATCGTGATGGTCGGCATCGGCCTCTTCGTCGTCGGACACCGGGGTGCCACCGCGATGGCCCTGGTCACCGGCGGCACCCTCACCGGCCTGGGGATCGCCACCATGCACTACCTCGGCATGGCCGGAATGCGCCTCCCGGGCCGGCTCCAGTACGACACCCCCACCGTCGCCCTCTCGGTCGTGATCGCGGTCGTCGCGGCGACCGCGGCGCTGTGGGCGGCCGTCTCGGTGCGCGGGCTCCTGCCCAGTCTCGGCGCCGGCCTGGGGATGGGCGCCGCGGTCACCGGCATGCACTACACCGGCATGTCCGCCGTCAGCGTGCACCTGCACGACGACGGCTCGCTGACGGGCGGCGGCGACACCGCGATCACGCTCCTCGCCCCGATGCTGGTCGGACCGGTGGCGTTCCTGCTGCTCGCCGGGTACGTGGTGATGGTCGACCCGATGCTGGTCACGGGCGACGGCGGGCGGCGCCGTCCCGTGCTCGCGGTCCCCCGCCGCACCGGCGACCGCTGA
- a CDS encoding uridine kinase — protein MKFEPITWERLTDALAAHVDGLTPADGGGPWLKVAVDGAPAARPAEPAALLAQALRLRGRAVMTVGTEGFLRPASLRYEYGKEDPDSFYSGWFDTGALWREVFGPLEPEGDGRVLPDLWDPVADRATRSPYRTLAPGGVLVLHGPFLLGHWFPFDLTVHLRLSPGALARRTERSWTLPAFERYEAEVAPADTADVVVRADDPRHPAWTGPP, from the coding sequence GTGAAGTTCGAACCGATCACCTGGGAACGCCTCACCGACGCGCTCGCGGCGCACGTGGACGGGCTCACCCCGGCCGACGGCGGCGGGCCGTGGCTCAAGGTCGCCGTCGACGGGGCCCCCGCCGCCCGGCCCGCGGAGCCGGCCGCGCTGCTGGCCCAGGCGCTGCGGCTGCGCGGGCGCGCGGTGATGACGGTGGGGACGGAGGGGTTCCTGCGACCGGCGTCACTGCGGTACGAGTACGGCAAGGAGGACCCCGACTCGTTCTACAGCGGCTGGTTCGACACCGGCGCCCTGTGGCGGGAGGTCTTCGGACCACTGGAGCCGGAGGGCGACGGCCGGGTGCTGCCCGACCTGTGGGACCCGGTCGCCGACCGGGCGACCCGCAGCCCGTACCGGACGCTGGCGCCGGGTGGAGTGCTGGTGCTCCACGGGCCGTTCCTGCTCGGCCACTGGTTCCCCTTCGACCTCACGGTCCACCTGCGCCTGTCGCCCGGCGCGCTGGCCAGGCGCACGGAACGGTCGTGGACGCTCCCGGCCTTCGAGCGGTACGAGGCCGAGGTCGCCCCGGCCGACACCGCCGACGTCGTCGTCCGCGCCGACGACCCCCGCCACCCGGCCTGGACCGGCCCGCCGTAA
- a CDS encoding TerD family protein, producing MTAELVRGQNHPLPHTRLEIRVSAGEPVVAGATLGDEDGTVAGPDRIAHPGSPALPGLEVSRQAAADHRLAVDLDALPGTVHRVTVLLALPGGAGGATRFGALPAPFVAVTALDGTGVAGYTITGLDTESAVAALELYRRQGAWKVRAVGQGYAGGLAEMLADQGVARPAELAATILEAVASGASRTVAAPPARTAEGDRARHGAALTASGAPGDTSPTAPAATPAPSPAPTTPVPPAPTGPISYAHPRRAASATPPPPAGTDAGPAARPEPAHPAEPGRPAAPVAGDATGWSMDERLYNQVWGMFEDLARTTAAYRSAVDFAESRMDQELDRVLSDPRSRIGSAGDTARATARARRDELTARAREALDRDLAQLTAESEVVEPALPVAYAGWDNPVWHGYRVPREAPMAVRLGDLHLPESPGLRIPMLVRLPLERGLWVDSGRSGSEAALAMDDAQLRRLAMDTAVLHAARLIAVHPAGEYAVHVIDPAGSAAASLAPLTASGAPAAPPATGPGGVASVLTRLTERVELVRMAVSGGATDALPPGLDTAGQLLIVNDFPHGFDDRAVTQLRYLADEGPSVGVHLLLVADREDARAYGPVLDPLWRSLLRLTPVPDDHLADPWVGHAWTYEPPRLPPGSGILGDVLARAVDARTNWRR from the coding sequence ATGACGGCCGAGCTGGTCCGGGGGCAGAACCATCCCTTGCCCCACACCCGACTGGAGATCCGGGTGTCGGCCGGTGAGCCGGTCGTCGCCGGGGCGACCCTCGGCGACGAGGACGGCACGGTCGCCGGCCCCGACCGGATCGCGCACCCGGGCTCGCCCGCGCTGCCGGGCCTCGAAGTGTCGCGTCAGGCGGCGGCGGACCACCGGCTCGCCGTGGACCTCGACGCCCTGCCCGGGACCGTCCACCGGGTGACCGTGCTCCTCGCCCTGCCGGGCGGCGCGGGCGGCGCGACCCGGTTCGGCGCCCTCCCCGCACCGTTCGTCGCGGTCACCGCCCTCGACGGCACCGGGGTCGCCGGCTACACCATCACCGGGCTGGACACCGAGTCGGCCGTCGCCGCCCTGGAGCTGTACCGCCGTCAGGGCGCCTGGAAGGTGCGCGCCGTCGGCCAGGGGTACGCGGGCGGGCTCGCCGAGATGCTCGCCGACCAGGGCGTCGCCCGCCCCGCCGAACTGGCGGCCACCATCCTGGAAGCGGTCGCGAGCGGGGCGAGCCGGACGGTCGCCGCGCCCCCGGCCCGTACCGCCGAGGGCGACCGGGCCCGGCACGGCGCCGCACTGACCGCCTCCGGGGCGCCCGGCGACACCAGCCCGACCGCCCCCGCCGCCACACCCGCACCCTCACCCGCGCCAACAACGCCCGTACCGCCCGCGCCCACCGGCCCCATCAGCTACGCCCACCCGCGCCGGGCCGCCTCGGCCACCCCGCCGCCTCCGGCCGGTACCGACGCCGGCCCGGCCGCGCGACCCGAGCCGGCCCACCCGGCCGAGCCCGGCCGGCCCGCCGCTCCCGTCGCCGGCGACGCGACCGGCTGGTCCATGGACGAGCGCCTGTACAACCAGGTCTGGGGCATGTTCGAGGACCTGGCCCGGACCACCGCCGCCTACCGCAGCGCCGTCGACTTCGCCGAGTCCCGCATGGACCAGGAGCTCGACCGCGTCCTGTCCGACCCCCGCAGCCGGATCGGCTCCGCCGGGGACACGGCCCGTGCCACGGCCCGGGCCAGGCGCGACGAGCTGACCGCCCGGGCGCGCGAGGCGCTCGACCGGGACCTCGCGCAGCTCACCGCGGAGTCGGAGGTCGTGGAGCCCGCGCTCCCGGTGGCCTACGCCGGCTGGGACAACCCGGTCTGGCACGGCTACCGGGTACCGCGCGAGGCCCCGATGGCGGTGCGCCTCGGCGACCTCCACCTCCCCGAGAGCCCCGGCCTGCGCATCCCCATGCTGGTGCGCCTGCCGCTGGAGCGCGGCCTGTGGGTGGACAGCGGCCGCTCCGGCTCCGAGGCCGCCCTCGCGATGGACGACGCCCAGCTGCGCCGGCTGGCGATGGACACGGCCGTCCTGCACGCGGCCCGGCTGATCGCGGTGCACCCGGCGGGGGAGTACGCCGTCCACGTCATCGACCCGGCGGGTTCGGCCGCCGCGTCGCTCGCCCCGCTGACCGCCTCCGGTGCGCCGGCCGCACCGCCCGCGACCGGGCCCGGGGGAGTGGCCTCGGTCCTCACCCGCCTCACCGAGCGCGTGGAGCTGGTGCGGATGGCCGTCAGCGGTGGCGCCACCGACGCCCTCCCGCCCGGCCTGGACACCGCCGGGCAACTGCTGATCGTCAACGACTTCCCGCACGGCTTCGACGACCGGGCTGTGACTCAGCTGCGTTACCTGGCGGACGAGGGGCCGTCGGTCGGGGTGCACCTGTTGCTGGTGGCCGACCGGGAGGACGCCCGTGCGTACGGGCCGGTGCTCGACCCGCTGTGGCGGTCGCTGCTGCGCCTGACGCCCGTCCCGGACGACCACCTCGCCGACCCGTGGGTGGGCCACGCCTGGACGTACGAACCGCCCCGGCTTCCGCCGGGCAGCGGCATCCTCGGCGACGTCCTCGCCCGGGCGGTCGACGCCCGGACCAACTGGCGCCGCTGA
- a CDS encoding pseudouridine-5'-phosphate glycosidase produces the protein MPETTVTLSEEVREATAAGRPVVALESTIIAHGLPRPRNLAVAEELEALVRAGGAVPATVAVLDGVARVGLDKEQVERVASDPGIRKLGHRDLAPALATGASGATTVSATAFLAARAGIRVFATGGLGGVHREWAQTQDESADLRLLAQTRIAVVCAGVKSILDVPATLQRLETLGVGVLGYGTDHFPGFYLASSGERVDWTARSPEEVAAVIRAQDALGGPDAALIVANPVPQDEQLDPELHDRVLARALDECRERGIAGQAVTPFLLEYLMRHTDGASLEANLAAVRGNVRLAARVAAAL, from the coding sequence ATGCCAGAGACCACAGTGACCCTGTCGGAAGAGGTACGGGAGGCGACGGCCGCTGGCCGGCCCGTCGTCGCCCTGGAGTCGACGATCATCGCGCACGGACTCCCCCGCCCGCGGAACCTCGCCGTGGCGGAGGAGCTGGAGGCGCTCGTACGGGCCGGAGGGGCCGTCCCCGCCACCGTCGCCGTGCTGGACGGCGTGGCACGTGTCGGGCTGGACAAGGAGCAGGTCGAGCGGGTCGCGTCCGATCCCGGCATACGCAAGCTCGGCCACCGGGACCTCGCACCGGCCCTGGCGACGGGGGCGAGCGGCGCCACGACGGTGTCCGCGACCGCGTTCCTGGCGGCGCGGGCGGGGATCCGCGTCTTCGCCACCGGAGGTCTCGGCGGGGTCCACCGCGAGTGGGCGCAGACGCAGGACGAGTCGGCGGACCTGCGGCTGCTGGCACAGACCCGGATCGCCGTGGTGTGCGCGGGGGTCAAGTCCATCCTGGACGTGCCCGCGACGCTCCAGCGGCTGGAGACGCTGGGCGTCGGCGTCCTCGGCTACGGGACGGACCACTTCCCCGGCTTCTACCTGGCCTCCTCCGGCGAACGCGTCGACTGGACGGCACGGTCGCCCGAGGAGGTGGCGGCGGTGATACGGGCGCAGGACGCCCTGGGCGGCCCGGACGCGGCGCTGATCGTCGCCAATCCGGTGCCGCAGGACGAGCAACTGGACCCGGAGCTCCACGACCGGGTGCTCGCCCGGGCTCTGGACGAGTGCCGGGAGCGCGGGATCGCGGGGCAGGCCGTGACCCCGTTCCTGCTGGAGTATCTGATGCGGCACACCGACGGGGCGTCCCTGGAGGCCAACCTCGCCGCGGTGCGCGGCAACGTACGGCTGGCGGCCCGCGTCGCGGCGGCCCTGTGA
- the uvrB gene encoding excinuclease ABC subunit UvrB gives MRPVSKIERSVAPFEVVSPYQPSGDQPTAIADLARRINAGEKDVVLLGATGTGKSATTAWMIEQLQRPTLVMAPNKTLAAQLANEFRELLPNNAVEYFVSYYDYYQPEAYVPQSDTYIEKDSSINEEVERLRHSATNSLLTRRDVVVVASVSCIYGLGTPQEYVDRMVPLKVGEEIDRDQLLRRFVDIQYTRNDLAFARGTFRVRGDTIEIFPVYEELAVRIEMFGDEIEALSTLHPLTGEVISDDQELYVFPASHYVAGPERMERAVNGIERELEVRLAELEKQGKLLEAQRLRMRTTYDIEMMRQIGSCSGIENYSMHFDDREPGSPPNTLLDYFPEDFLLVIDESHVTVPQIGAMYEGDASRKRTLVDHGFRLPSALDNRPLKWEEFQERIGQTVYLSATPGQYELSRGDGFVEQIIRPTGLVDPEVVVKPTEGQIDDLVHEIRLRTERDERVLVTTLTKKMAEDLTDYFLELGIQVRYLHSDVDTLRRIELLRELRAGEYDVLVGINLLREGLDLPEVSLVAILDADKQGFLRSGTSLIQTIGRAARNVSGQVHMYADTVTPAMAKAIDETNRRREKQVAYNTANGIDPQPLRKKINDIVATIAREEVDTEQLLGTGYRQAKDGKGAKTPVPSLGSKPAQGGGKAAAKAGGTGALVSDRPAAELAGIIEEMTERMRAAAAELQFEVAARLRDEVSELKKELRQMREAGIA, from the coding sequence ATGCGGCCCGTTTCCAAGATCGAACGCTCGGTGGCGCCCTTCGAGGTCGTCAGTCCCTACCAGCCCAGCGGTGACCAGCCGACGGCCATCGCCGACCTGGCCCGGCGTATCAACGCGGGCGAGAAGGACGTCGTCCTCCTCGGCGCGACCGGCACCGGCAAGTCGGCGACGACCGCCTGGATGATCGAACAGCTCCAGCGCCCCACCCTGGTGATGGCGCCGAACAAGACGCTGGCCGCCCAGCTGGCCAACGAGTTCCGCGAGCTCCTGCCGAACAACGCGGTCGAGTACTTCGTCTCGTACTACGACTACTACCAGCCCGAGGCGTACGTCCCGCAGTCGGACACCTACATCGAGAAGGACTCCTCGATCAACGAGGAGGTGGAGCGGCTGCGCCACTCGGCGACGAACTCGCTCCTGACCCGCCGCGACGTCGTCGTGGTGGCCTCCGTCTCCTGCATCTACGGCCTCGGCACGCCACAGGAGTACGTGGACCGGATGGTGCCCCTCAAGGTGGGCGAGGAGATCGACCGGGACCAGCTGCTGCGCCGCTTCGTCGACATCCAGTACACCCGCAACGACCTGGCCTTCGCCCGCGGCACCTTCCGCGTGCGCGGCGACACCATCGAGATCTTCCCGGTCTACGAGGAGCTGGCCGTCCGGATCGAGATGTTCGGCGACGAGATCGAGGCGCTGTCCACCCTCCACCCCCTCACCGGCGAGGTCATCAGCGACGACCAGGAGCTGTACGTCTTCCCGGCCAGCCACTACGTGGCGGGACCCGAGCGCATGGAGCGGGCGGTCAACGGCATCGAGCGGGAGCTGGAGGTGCGCCTGGCCGAGCTGGAGAAGCAGGGCAAGCTGCTGGAGGCCCAGCGACTGCGCATGCGCACCACGTACGACATCGAGATGATGCGCCAGATCGGCTCCTGCTCCGGCATCGAGAACTATTCGATGCACTTCGACGACCGTGAGCCGGGCTCCCCGCCCAACACCCTCCTCGACTACTTCCCCGAGGACTTCCTGCTCGTCATCGACGAGTCCCACGTCACCGTGCCGCAGATCGGCGCCATGTACGAGGGCGACGCCTCCCGCAAGCGCACCCTCGTCGACCACGGCTTCCGGCTCCCCTCCGCCCTCGACAACCGCCCCCTCAAGTGGGAGGAGTTCCAGGAGCGGATCGGCCAGACCGTCTACCTGTCCGCGACGCCGGGGCAGTACGAGCTCTCCCGGGGCGACGGCTTCGTCGAGCAGATCATCCGCCCCACCGGTCTCGTCGACCCCGAGGTCGTCGTCAAGCCCACCGAGGGCCAGATCGACGACCTGGTGCACGAGATCCGGCTGCGCACCGAGCGGGACGAGCGCGTCCTGGTCACCACCCTCACCAAGAAGATGGCCGAGGACCTCACCGACTACTTCCTGGAACTGGGCATCCAGGTGCGCTACCTGCACAGCGACGTCGACACCCTGCGCCGGATCGAGCTGCTGCGCGAACTGCGGGCCGGTGAGTACGACGTCCTGGTCGGCATCAACCTGCTCCGTGAGGGCCTCGACCTCCCCGAGGTCTCCCTCGTGGCCATCCTGGATGCCGACAAGCAGGGCTTCCTCCGCTCGGGCACGTCACTGATCCAGACGATCGGCCGCGCCGCGCGCAACGTCTCTGGCCAGGTCCACATGTACGCGGACACCGTCACCCCGGCCATGGCGAAGGCCATCGACGAGACCAACCGCCGGCGGGAGAAGCAGGTCGCCTACAACACGGCCAACGGCATCGACCCCCAGCCGCTGCGCAAGAAGATCAACGACATCGTCGCGACCATCGCGCGCGAGGAGGTCGACACCGAGCAGCTGCTCGGCACGGGCTACCGCCAGGCCAAGGACGGCAAGGGCGCCAAGACCCCCGTCCCCTCGCTCGGCTCCAAGCCCGCACAGGGCGGCGGCAAGGCGGCGGCCAAGGCGGGCGGCACGGGCGCCCTGGTCAGCGACCGCCCGGCGGCCGAACTGGCCGGAATCATCGAGGAGATGACCGAGCGGATGCGGGCGGCGGCCGCGGAGCTGCAGTTCGAGGTGGCGGCCCGCCTCCGGGACGAGGTCAGCGAGTTGAAGAAGGAACTCCGGCAGATGAGGGAGGCGGGCATCGCCTGA
- a CDS encoding carbohydrate kinase family protein, which translates to MSGALLVIGDVVTDVVARHRTPLAPATDTAAEIRTLPGGAGANVACWAARSGCADVRIVARVGTDWAAWHEERLRLAGVRPLLVRDPGAPTATVVALVDAAAERTFLTDSGAALRLGPGDWSPALLDGVAHLHLSGYLFFAATSRETARLALAAARERGVPVSADPASAGFVAEFGVDRFLAAVEGVGLLLPNADEAALLTGLADPGEAAAALSHRFPLVAVTLGASGALVAASGRIVARVAAPPARAVDSTGAGDAFTGAYLAAHLAGASPTAAAEAGCRAGAMAVTVLGGRPVAG; encoded by the coding sequence GTGAGCGGCGCGCTGCTGGTGATCGGCGACGTGGTCACCGACGTGGTGGCCCGGCACCGTACGCCGCTCGCCCCGGCCACCGACACGGCGGCGGAGATCCGGACGCTGCCGGGCGGTGCGGGGGCGAACGTGGCGTGCTGGGCGGCGCGTTCGGGCTGCGCGGACGTCCGGATCGTGGCCCGGGTGGGTACCGACTGGGCGGCGTGGCACGAGGAGCGGCTGCGGCTGGCGGGCGTGCGGCCGCTGCTCGTACGGGACCCGGGTGCACCGACGGCGACGGTGGTCGCGCTGGTCGACGCGGCCGCCGAGCGGACGTTCCTCACGGACAGCGGCGCCGCGCTCCGGCTCGGCCCCGGCGACTGGTCCCCGGCCCTGCTGGACGGCGTGGCCCACCTCCATCTGTCCGGATACCTCTTCTTCGCGGCGACCAGCCGCGAGACGGCTCGCCTGGCCCTGGCGGCCGCACGGGAACGGGGCGTCCCGGTGAGTGCGGACCCCGCGTCGGCCGGGTTCGTCGCGGAGTTCGGCGTGGACCGGTTCCTCGCCGCGGTCGAGGGCGTCGGCCTGCTGCTTCCCAACGCCGACGAGGCGGCGCTGCTGACGGGCCTCGCCGACCCCGGGGAGGCGGCGGCCGCGCTGAGCCACCGCTTTCCGCTCGTCGCGGTGACGCTCGGCGCGTCGGGCGCGCTGGTGGCCGCGTCGGGGCGGATCGTCGCGCGGGTCGCGGCGCCCCCCGCCCGGGCGGTCGACTCGACGGGCGCGGGTGACGCCTTCACCGGCGCCTACCTGGCGGCCCACCTCGCCGGCGCGTCCCCGACCGCGGCCGCGGAGGCCGGCTGCCGCGCCGGCGCGATGGCGGTCACCGTTCTGGGCGGCCGCCCCGTGGCGGGCTGA
- a CDS encoding cupin domain-containing protein, producing the protein MTTNDRPSFAVHIPDAELEPEPLDPAQIVSGTPEVTGKVLWESADGKQLRGIWQITPGVVTDTEANELFVVVSGRATVEVEGGDTLELGPGDACVLREGDRTTWTVHETLRKAYHISL; encoded by the coding sequence ATGACGACCAATGACCGACCCTCGTTCGCCGTGCACATCCCCGACGCCGAGCTGGAGCCCGAGCCGCTGGACCCGGCACAGATCGTCTCCGGCACCCCGGAGGTGACCGGAAAGGTGCTGTGGGAATCGGCCGACGGGAAGCAGCTGCGCGGCATCTGGCAGATCACGCCCGGCGTGGTGACCGACACCGAGGCCAACGAGCTGTTCGTGGTCGTCAGCGGACGCGCGACCGTCGAGGTCGAGGGCGGGGACACCCTGGAGCTGGGCCCGGGCGACGCGTGCGTGCTGCGCGAGGGCGACCGCACGACCTGGACCGTGCACGAGACGCTCCGCAAGGCGTACCACATCAGCCTCTGA